In Nicotiana tabacum cultivar K326 chromosome 17, ASM71507v2, whole genome shotgun sequence, one DNA window encodes the following:
- the LOC107765189 gene encoding GTPase activating protein 1, with product MENQLGLLRIRILRGINLAIRDFRSSDPYVVVRMGRQKLRTRVVKKNVNPEWNDDLTLCIAEPILPIKLIVYDKDTFSRDDKMGDAELDIVPFINAARTKRVKNIPNGTIIAKIIPNRQNCYSEETCIAYENGKVVQNVFLRLRNVECGEIELRLQWIDIPGSKCL from the exons ATGGAGAATCAGTTGGGTCTTCTGAGAATCCGTATCCTTAGAGGCATAAATTTGGCCATTAGAGACTTCAGAAGCAGCGATCCTTATGTTGTTGTTAGGATGGGCAGACAG AAATTGAGGACTAGAGTTGTGAAGAAGAATGTCAATCCCGAATGGAATGATGACTTGACACTATGTATTGCTGAGCCAATTCTGCCAATCAAGCTG ATAGTCTATGACAAGGATACATTCTCTCGCGATGATAAAATGGGCGATGCAGAACTTGATATTGTACCATTTATAAATGCAGCAAGGACGAAGCGCGTTAAGAACATCCCCAATGGAACCATAATTGCCAAAATAATTCCGAACAGGCAGAATTGTTATTCTGAAGAAACCTGTATTGCTTATGAAAATGGCAAGGTTGTCCAAAATGTGTTTCTTAGGTTGAGAAATGTTGAGTGTGGTGAAATAGAGCTGCGTTTGCAATGGATAGACATTCCTGGTTCCAAGTGTCTGTAG